Proteins from a genomic interval of Quercus robur chromosome 9, dhQueRobu3.1, whole genome shotgun sequence:
- the LOC126699298 gene encoding transcription factor-like protein DPB, protein MQLVHFDFNSTPFELHDDKYVLKAMKFCERPQVDDMAPNFTADGSEGSSVSNMYQTQIPLPPMSNTTIRPPTSPPLPGILKARVKHEH, encoded by the exons ATGCAGCTGGTGCATTTTGACTTCAACAG CACCCCGTTTGAGCTCCATGATGACAAATATGTTCTGAAGGCAATGAAATTTTGTGAAAGACCACAGGTTGATGATATGGCACCCAATTTTACTGCAGATGGAAGTGAAGGTTCTAGCGTGTCAAATATGTATCAAACGCAGATACCTCTTCCTCCAATGTCAAACACAACAATTAGGCCTCCCACCTCACCGCCTCTTCCTGGAATACTAAAAGCACGTGTCAAGCATGAGCATTGA